GTTCGAGTTCGAGCGGATCGAAGAGGCGCACGGCGATCACTTCGTGCCGTTGCACCAGCTGCCCGAGCGGGCGTTCCCAGCCGGGCTCGCTCAGGAAGTCGGACACCACGAACACGGTGGAGCGGCGAGGCATCAGCGTGGCGGCGGACTTCAGCAGCTCGTCGAGACGCGTCATGCCCTTTTGCGCAGGGCCGTCCGCCTTGTCGGCACGGCGCTCCATCGCATGGAGCAGGTGCAGCACGTGGCGCCGGCCGCTGCGCGGCGGGATCACCGCTTCGAGGTCGTTGCCGTAGACCAGCGCACCGACCCGGTTGCCGTGCCGTGTGAGCAGCCGCGCGAGCACGCCGACGAAGCCGGCCGAGATCTCGCGCTTGGCCTTCAAGCCCGAGCCGAAGTCGACCGAGCGGCTCAGGTCGAGCACGAACCAGGCGGCCATCTCGCGGTCTTCGGTGAAGACGCGCACATGCGGCGTCTGCAGGCGCGCAGTGACGTTCCAGTCGATGTGGCGCACGTCGTCGTGGTGCTGGTATTCGCGCAGGTCCGCCAGGTCGAGCCCGCTGCCGCGCATCAGCGTGCGGTAGTCGCCCTGCAGCAGGCCGTCGAGGCGGCGGATGACCGTCCACTCGAGCCGGCGCAGCGCGCGTTCGGCTCCGCCGGCCACAGCCGATTCGGCGGCGAGCCGTTCGTCGTTCGCGGCCGCGGGGGCCTTACGCCACCAGCTTTTCATGTTCCAGAGGTTTGGGTGGTGCGGGGATGGCCCGCATGATCTTCTCGATCAGGCTGTCGGGCGTCAGGCCCTCGGACAACCCTTCGTAGGAAAGCGTCACGCGGTGGCGCAGCACGTCGCCCACCAGCGCGGTCATGTCCTCGGGCAGCGCATAGCTGCGGCCGCGCAGCAGCGCGAGCGCACGCGCGCCCTCGGTGAGGCTGATGCTGGCGCGCGGGCTCGCGCCGAAGGTGATGAAGCGGCGCATGTCCTTCAGGCCGTGCTTCTCGGGCGTGCGCGTGGCCGAGACCAGCTTCACCGCGTACTGGATCAACGAGGGGTCGACGTACACGCGCCGTGCCTCCGCCTGCAGCGCCGCGAGCTGCTCGGTGGTGGCGACCGGTCGGGCTTCCACCGCCGGGCCGATCACGCGCTGCACGATGACGAACTCTTCCTCGTCGCTCGGATAGTCGACCAGCACCTTCATCATGAAGCGGTCGACCTGCGCCTCGGGCAGCGGGTAGGTGCCTTCGGTCTCGATGGGGTTCTGCGTCGCCATCACGAGGAAGGGGCGTGGCACCTTGTGCGTTTCGCCGGCGATGGTGACCTGGCGCTCCTGCATCACTTCGAGCAGCGCGCTCTGCACCTTGGCCGGCGCGCGGTTGATTTCGTCGGCCAGGAGCAGGTTGGCGAACACCGGGCCGAGCGAGGTGCTGAAGTCGCCCGTCTTCTGGTTGTAGATGCGCGTGCCCACCAGGTCGGCCGGCACCAGGTCGGGCGTGAACTGGATGCGCTT
This region of Variovorax sp. RKNM96 genomic DNA includes:
- a CDS encoding DUF58 domain-containing protein, translating into MKSWWRKAPAAANDERLAAESAVAGGAERALRRLEWTVIRRLDGLLQGDYRTLMRGSGLDLADLREYQHHDDVRHIDWNVTARLQTPHVRVFTEDREMAAWFVLDLSRSVDFGSGLKAKREISAGFVGVLARLLTRHGNRVGALVYGNDLEAVIPPRSGRRHVLHLLHAMERRADKADGPAQKGMTRLDELLKSAATLMPRRSTVFVVSDFLSEPGWERPLGQLVQRHEVIAVRLFDPLELELPDLGLVPLRDAETGEQLWVDTHDAGFRKRFARLATEREATLRASLAKAGVDALELSTSDDLVEAIVRFADLRKRRTRVGAGSGSGSVKAVAA
- a CDS encoding MoxR family ATPase yields the protein MSTETPPLSTFSTAPATAELMEQILYEVKRVVVGQDRFLERVMVAMLAGGHLLVEGVPGLAKTLTIKTLADTVRGQFKRIQFTPDLVPADLVGTRIYNQKTGDFSTSLGPVFANLLLADEINRAPAKVQSALLEVMQERQVTIAGETHKVPRPFLVMATQNPIETEGTYPLPEAQVDRFMMKVLVDYPSDEEEFVIVQRVIGPAVEARPVATTEQLAALQAEARRVYVDPSLIQYAVKLVSATRTPEKHGLKDMRRFITFGASPRASISLTEGARALALLRGRSYALPEDMTALVGDVLRHRVTLSYEGLSEGLTPDSLIEKIMRAIPAPPKPLEHEKLVA